DNA from Balneolaceae bacterium:
AGCAGCAGCTTGCCAGCGGCAAGGCGGTCATACGGGCCTCCGACGGCAGCGTGGAGTTCAGCACCAGCCGCATCATCCAGGAGCAGATCCGCAAGGACGGGCAATACCAGCGCAACGTCAACGCGGGACTGCGCCAGGCGCGCACCGTCCAGGAATCGCTGGACGGCATGGTGGACACGCTCATCGACCTGAAGTCCACCGCCGTTCAGGGATCCAACGACTCTCATTGACGCGACCCGAGCGCGAGAAGCTGGCCGAGCAGGTGGTCAATGTGCGCGAGCGCGCTGATGGACCTGGGCAACGTGCAGTTCAACGGGGTGCACCTGTTCGGCGGCACCAACACCGAAAATCCGATATTTACGCTGAACGGCGCTTCTGCCGGCGGCGTGGAGGACGTGGCCAACAGCGACGCCCTGGTGACCCGCATTTCCGAGCATAACGAAGTGGAGACGAGCGTAACCGGCACCGAGCTCCGCGCAACCGGTTCCGGGGATCTCTTCGCCATTGTGCAAAATGTGGAGAACGCCCTCCGAAACAACAACCGCACGGCTCTGAATGCCGAGCTCGACAACGTGGAGGCGGCGCTGGACCATGTGACCAAGCTGGCCTCCCGCATCGGCAGCAACATCAATCGGCTCGAATTTGTGCACGACAAGTACGAATCGGGCATCATTGAGAAGGAAGGCGAAGTGAGTCGTCTGACCGATGCCGACTACGCCGAGGCCATCTCGAACTTTCAGAAATTTGAAACCTCCTACCAGGCAGCTCTGTCCGCCCATTCGCGGATGACACGTACAACGCTGCTCAACTATCTCTAAAATCCAGACCCCGAGACCCATGAATGCACCGAAAACAACATCAACCTCTTCCTGGTCTGCCCCGAGGCAGCCACACCGGTCGAGGCCCCGTCCTGGCTGGACGAGGCCGCCGACGAGCTGGCGGACGTCCGCCTGCTGGCGGACACCGCGACGGATCTGCCCTGGGCCGAACAGTACGACGAAATCGGAATCACCCGCTGGAAAGAGGACGAGGGACTTATTCCCTGCCTGAACCAGGCCTCCACCGAGGTGCAGGAGGGGCATATCCTGCTGCTCTTTGCCGACGAGACGCCCCGCATGGGCGACCTCCCCGCCGATCTGTCCAAAGAGGATTGCCTGAAAGTGAAGCTGGTTCAGCAGGCGGAGGGCGAATCGCGCCATAATTACCAGATCCGCCTTTTCCCCGCCACCGGCGAACCTATATTCGAGGGCTACGCCATACCGGACCTCACCCGAGCCTA
Protein-coding regions in this window:
- a CDS encoding flagellin, whose amino-acid sequence is MCASALMDLGNVQFNGVHLFGGTNTENPIFTLNGASAGGVEDVANSDALVTRISEHNEVETSVTGTELRATGSGDLFAIVQNVENALRNNNRTALNAELDNVEAALDHVTKLASRIGSNINRLEFVHDKYESGIIEKEGEVSRLTDADYAEAISNFQKFETSYQAALSAHSRMTRTTLLNYL